The genomic region ttttattaatttatttaattcttaatttctaaataaaaaataaatgagacaactatttttctattggttatatTTTCTTGTGGGaccatttgagctactagctccatggagctactagCTCAATTTAAGCTAGTTGATGTGGAGtgctccaatggttaagcaagtAGCTTGAAATCTTTTttaattgcaagcaagtccttttaggtaaccattggagatgctcttagaCCATTAAAGTAACCATATTACACACACTCATTTATTACTACTGTCGATTAGTTGACCTGCTTAAGTTCATAAGTAGGAATAAAACAATATCATCTCCAAAATCCATATACTGAAATTACAGTGCATGTATTTCTTGGTGAAGATATCCAGCACTCACAAGCCAACTGAGATTGTTGGTAAGCCTATGTCTACCAACAAGAAATAGGAATTCAATGAAATGCTTTTCAGATACCATATGTATGTGCAATAGCCAACATCTTTATCAAAGAGATAGTTGCGGACAAACCTTCTAAAGGAACCCTCAACATCCAAGCCAGCAAATGACATAACTCGGTCTCTCTGCATATGATAAAATCGTAGGTTTGATTAGCAACCCTTTCAGTTCATCACAACCGAGATCATATGTATTAGGGAATAGATGAATGGTTACAGTAGCTAACCGAAATATTAATACAGAAGCAGGGATCAACTTATAACCTATTTACAAGTAAAACAATTCAGGCAAAACAACTATGACTCCTGAGCCCTAGGTTACATTACAAGTATTGTTTCTCGGTAGCTCATTGTATTCCTAAGTGCATCAGAATCGATTATCTACTCTTCAAATTTTGAAGGGTAAACAAAGGAGACAGAAACAGAAACAATGGAGAAATGAGTTAAATGTGGACATACATGGGTTGGGCATGGAACGCCATCAGCATGATACAGGTGAGGAAACACGCCGATCTTTCAAGCAACATTAACAAACAATCAAGGGTTATACGATGGAAAGAAGAGAAATGAGAGTGTGACAAATGTAGAGTAGAGATAGCAAACCTCGGCATAGGATTGAAGCAATAAGCCGCACAAATCGCGACGATACTTGGATTCAATGCGGCCGTTTACTTGAATAGCCGCCCTCTTCCACCGAGGCCTTCTGTGTTTTCATCTTGCTTCACTCAATTATTCAACTCTCAAACATGAATCAGGGGGAAAAAAAAGGTGTAGGAATTACCTGGGAATAGAGTTAGGGTTTGGTTGAGATGCTTCAGTTTGAACAACGTATTTATCCATGACGCACCTTGTTCTCTGTCGAGCAACGTCTAAAATCTAGGGTTCTATTACAAAATAGGTGAAAGTTGTGGATTTAGATAGTTTGAGATAGTAATACACGGATTTTAATGTGTTTCCCGCCATTTTCCCCAAATAATCAGACTTTTTCCCGCCAacaatttattttttaatttagtGAGATGTTATAGACAATTAGAGAATATGAAGAAAAATTGGGAGATGAAGCAGAAGATAAAGAGTGTATGAATGCATAGATCTGGACATGAATTAGAAAATGAAGCTACAAATAGATGTGGATAACATAAGATACGGTGCGTTTGATTGAATTGCTAAAAAGCTACATACACATAGGCGAATACATAAACCCTAGAAGAAACTCCAGCAAGAAGCTAGATacattagtagtagtagtagtagtagtaatagatctAAGCCCTCTCTCCACGAATTCTCCTAGCAAGTTGAATATCCTTGGGCATAATGGTGACCCTCTTAGCATGAATAGCACACAAGTTGGTGTCCTCAAAGAGTCCAACGAGGTATGCCTCAGCAGCCTCCTGGAGAGCAGCAACAGCGGAACTCTGGAAACGGAGATCAGTCTTGAAGTCTTGAGCAATCTCCCTGACAAGCCTCTGGAAGGGGAGTTTCCTGATGAGAAGTTCAGTACTCTTCTGGTACTTCCTGATCTCCCTAAGAGCAACAGTACCAGGCCTGAATCTGTGTGGCTTCTTCACTCCACCCGTGGCTGGAGCAGACTTCCTTGCTGCCTTGGTTGCTAGTTGCTTCCTTGGAGCCTTTCCTCCGGTTGACTTCCTCGCTGTTTGCTTAGTACGAGCCATTTCTATCTTGTGATGATTTTGTTGTGAATTCAAGGTGTGAGATGATTTTGTTGTGTATTGGAGCCTGGAGGTGTGTGTATTTATAGGGCCAAAGCCGGAATCATCGGGAAAATGGAGAGCGCCAAGTTTTGAATTTGGGTGTTGTGTTTTGGGAGAGAGGATCGCATCCGTCGGATTTGGATGTTATCAACGGTTTTCCTTTCGTTTCATGGAAACCTCACACGGATCGCTATCCGGATTGCTCTTTATCAACCAATACAAAACCAGTCATGTGTTTTTGTGGCCACCTCGCCTTTTCTCTGTGTTTTTGCTTCTCTGCTTTTTCCTTTGTTGTACACTTGTACCTGCTAGGTAGCACAGACACGGATACGGGCACAACATGTATAATTGATACGGTGTTTTATGAAATTTAGGACACAACAtatgttatttaaatttaataaaaatatatatttattagttataattaacgtaacattttttaaaaatatatatttgatattaaatttaaataattgaATATAAAATTTGACTCTAACTATTTATCCTCATTTCCTACCTAAATCTGTCTTCTAATTAATATCTTTCAGTCTATTGACATCTCATTTCTCATTTATAGATATCCAACACATTTAGGCGTGTTCGACATAGGACGGCTGACTAGGAGGAGTGTCCATGCTACCTAATTGTACCTCCAAGAGGACTACACCAATATGTTCACCGATCATGATATCCATTCTCATACACTATATGCACTTGTTTGCTTTAGTTATTTCAGGTTCGGATAAAACTAATATATAGGTCATATGTATTTTTTATTTGAACAATTCAGTTTATATCGGTCGAATTATACGGGGTTTTAAACAAGTTAGGGTTAAAATATGATCCAGATTAACGTCTTTCTACAAgtatttattttctttattttatatTATAAATGTTCGTTTATTCTGAATTTTCATACTTATTTAGcttaatacggagtatatgatATTGGTAAAACTATACATTTTTTATTCAATTTATATTATCGTGTTGCTATACAAAATACTGATTAATTGTTACATGTTGATGACAAAGCCAGAGATTTATATGATAATCATTTGAGTATATCGTATGGTAAAACTATGCCAAAGAAACTCTATACTCCATTCTAAGTTATTTGATAGGCTTATGAACATGCATACGCACATACGCTAGTACGTTTAAGGCGTACTAGCTCATCTAAAAAGGTTTTCACAATAAATCTCCAGGATTTGTAATATCCCCAAGACTATCGATTCTTAAGCTTATTAACCACAACTTCCGATCTTACTTGTATTTCGGATAAAAGGTctcgaaatttacacagaaatcacttTATACCACATAAATCATATTTTAGCATGGGGTACCGCAAGGGTATATTGTTTAGACTATAGACATTTGGAGGTCGTAAGAGTGCTTTTCGAGTCGTGTCAAAAATAGGCGAAACAAGTTGTATACTCTATAAGTTATTGGGTTAAGAAAACACAATATTCATTCAAAATCATGATGGCTCTAGTGCTCTACTTGGAATGTTTtggcaaaaaaataaataattaatctCAAAGGTCTCGAAATATCATTGAAAATCATGACTGTAAAGGCTATTATTCGGAGTTTCCGATCCAATTTGGTTTCAGGATAAAAGGTCTTGAAATCTCCACCGAAATCACTTCACGTCATATAAAAACATTTGACTCGTCTACAATAGGTGGATAGCTATTTCAAATAGTAGTGATTTTCAACTATATAAAAACATCTCAGCGTAACACGTACAAATATTATTATTCGAATTACAAACATATAGCAGTAATAAGAGTGATCTTTGAGTCGTGTTGAAAATAGACGAATCAAGTTGTATACTTTATCTTAAATTATCTTTGATGATTATGAAAACACGCTAGTCATTCAAAGGCATATTAACTTTGTTGATAAGTTTTCGGTAAAAGATATCACTGGTGTTTGAAGATTGCTTAAAAATGTTGATTTTAAAGCCTATCATCCACATTTTTTCAAGTTGACTATTTTCACAATAGAAGGTCTTGTACTTTGCAACACAATCACTTTATACTATATATAAATAAAAATCTAAGGGTAGTATAACTAATGTTTTGAATTATAAAGAAGGCTTCAAAGTACTTTTTGAATTATGTTGAAAATAGACAAAACTAGTTATATACTCCATTTTAAGCCGTTTAGGAGGATTTTGAGCACTCGTCACTAATTTTCAGACATATTGGCCCTACTGAAAAGATTTTGGCACAAATTATTATTGGTGTTTATAGATCACCTTAAACTGTTAATTTTGAAGGTTATCATTCAGGATTTTCCAGCCGGATGAGCTCCGACATACAATATCTCAAAATTGtcactgatggggcatattctgcaccgctgaccaagtcaacatattgagcaaggtcaaagatatccacagcaagtcaacgacttagaacCTAGCCGATGCCGTCGATCCATCTactgtcactggtctcggcatggcaacctgccagccgggacacatacccgcgtactcatatccaagacccctcggcgacgagtcaacagggcccgccggcctgccataggtccctcggccgaggggtagatcggtctttccacctgctagccacttggccactacgtgacaaaaggtgaaagcctataaatactcctcaaccttcattgaggaaaggatccaacttatccacaactaaacctaaatacactattcatctggtaatatcttccttatctctctacaatatacattcagccaagtaacaacttatcccttaagtttactgacttgagcgtcggagtgagtacgcttggcacaaagccaagccctcagttcgttcattgttgcaggagaggccgagaggaacgattaagaccaagggagaatccaactcaagacatcattcaacaagccacgggtggtaactatacttgctctggaattacacccggaatagTCACCACAATCACCTCATACTATACAGTGATGTCCTGGAGCAACGTAAGGGCGGATGGTCTGAAATACAATGTAATATCTCGATGTGCCACCGTCgcaacacaacccaataagatgagaTATGCACCTTTCAGCCCATTATTTGTCATcgcttaagcccaaaagcacggATGGGTGAAATTTCTAATAAGTTTCTCAAGATCTTCTTAATCATTATTTTCCCGCATTTCACGGGGGATTACATTCTTCCCTTCTTCATAACAATCTAAGGCTTATTGGCCCTACTGACAAGGTTTTGGCAAAAAAATTTACTATAGTCAAAAGATTGTGGACAATTGATTCTAAAGATGATGATGCACGGATATTAAGCCTTTTTGGCCCGAGAATAAAATTCCTTAAATTTTATAATACAGTCACTCTATACCATATTAAAATGCCCCACGTCTCACGGTTTTAGAAGGGATATATGGTTTAAAATAGAGACATCTAGATACCTTAAAGTATTTTTCTCACTATGTCAAGACTAAACAAGTTGTTAGTTGTAGCTTAATTCGAAGTCATTTTATAGTGATATGAACTTTTGCTAGTAATTTTAAGTCACACTggccatattgagaatgttttgcCACAAAGTCTCATCGTTGTTGGAAGATGGCCGAAAAGGCAAAAATTATTGATTACGGTTCTCTCGTCGATTAAACTCTAAAATAAAAGGTGTGGAATTTCGAACTCCAATCACTTCATACCATATAAAATATAAATGTTTGAGCGTAGTAGAAGGCATGTCAAAAATAAGCAAAACCAGCCATACACCCCCTTTCAAGTTATTTGATAGGCTTATGAACATAAGTTAATATTTTAAGGCGTATTAACTCTATTAAAAATGTTTTGGCAAAAAAtctgaaaagttttgaaatatcGTTGAAAACTAAAGAGTCAAAAAGTTATTATCTACAATTTCCGGCTAACATGATTTCGGAACAAAAGGTTTCGAAATTTGCACACAAATCACTTCATACTGTATAAAAAAATCTTAGTGTTACAAAGGGGAATATTGTTTTGAACTATAGACATTTAGAGGCGACAATAGTTTTTTTCAAGTCACGTTAGAAATTGACGAATACGTTGTATACTTAATTCTAAATTATTTCAGAGGGTTATAATAACACGCTACTCATTTGAAGGCATATTGACTCTATTGAGAAGGTTTATGCCAAAAAAATTCATCTGTTTAGGAAGATCGCCTGGAAATGTTGATTTTGATGGTTATTATCTACTGTTTTTAAGCCGACTAGGTCTTAGAATAAAAGATGATTTTGCAGTTGGCACCGCAATTTATCTATACATAAAAAAATGTGAGGCATATGATTGTAATACAAAAATTTCAAGTCGTTTAATAAGAGAATTTTGTGCACTCGTAATTTTATAGTAGTCTCTCTTAGGAGTTACCGAGTTAGGACTGCAACATCGTCTTAAGGTGAAAAAAAGTTAAATATACTCCTATTTGCATAATCGAACACATTTTTTGTTAGTCTCAAAGCATTCTCCTTTTGTGATATCAACCAATTGACtattttaagtttaagacggatattctgatgttaaataagaatttgtgtattaGGTGGGCTATGTGGGTGGATGGTACGGTGAATTGGGCCATCTAAAAATAGAAGCAGTGTTGGGGTTGGCAATGGGTTGGGTTCGTCATAGTTGATACCCAGAAGTTATAAAAGCTGTCTCAATTCTGAACTCTGAACTCTGAACTCTGAACTCTGAAGCAGAGCAGTCTAGTCCAAGTCCATAACAAAAGTCGGAAATTGGAGAGGAGAGAGGGGCTCAATTTTCAGCAGCCTTCTCATTTCCCGCCTTGGTGTGCTCCCAAGTCCCAAATACCAAAGGCCAATCAACAACGTATTACGTATGTAAGTTGAACATCCATTTCCCCTAAATCAAGTTGATTCATCATT from Silene latifolia isolate original U9 population chromosome 3, ASM4854445v1, whole genome shotgun sequence harbors:
- the LOC141646560 gene encoding histone H3.2; amino-acid sequence: MARTKQTARKSTGGKAPRKQLATKAARKSAPATGGVKKPHRFRPGTVALREIRKYQKSTELLIRKLPFQRLVREIAQDFKTDLRFQSSAVAALQEAAEAYLVGLFEDTNLCAIHAKRVTIMPKDIQLARRIRGERA